A portion of the Pseudarthrobacter sp. L1SW genome contains these proteins:
- a CDS encoding YitT family protein: MSTPAAPATTTAPTTPEARPAAPSPAPPSAVRHSTVEDVLGILTGAFAASLGLFLLKSSEAVTGGTAGLALLLSYSLPVPFGVIFMAVNAPFLALAVWKKGWNFALRTGAAIGLVSAMSGLHPWALGALHTDPVYGVLGGNLLAGVGLLILFRHQSSLGGFNILALLLQEKLKWRAGYVQMVLDVAIVLAALALVAPLMVLLSAAGAVLLNFILALNHRPGRYLGK, encoded by the coding sequence GTGAGCACGCCCGCGGCACCCGCAACCACCACCGCCCCAACCACGCCGGAAGCCAGGCCGGCGGCACCAAGCCCCGCGCCGCCGTCGGCCGTCCGGCATTCCACCGTCGAAGATGTCCTGGGGATCCTTACCGGCGCCTTCGCCGCCTCCCTGGGGCTGTTCCTGCTCAAATCCAGCGAGGCAGTCACGGGCGGAACGGCGGGCCTTGCGCTGCTGCTCAGCTACTCGCTTCCGGTCCCATTCGGCGTCATCTTCATGGCGGTCAATGCGCCGTTCCTTGCCCTGGCGGTCTGGAAGAAAGGCTGGAACTTTGCACTCCGGACAGGCGCCGCCATTGGCCTGGTCTCGGCCATGTCCGGCCTGCACCCGTGGGCACTCGGCGCCCTGCACACCGACCCGGTGTACGGGGTTCTGGGCGGGAACCTGCTCGCCGGCGTCGGCCTGCTGATCCTGTTCCGGCACCAGTCCAGCCTGGGCGGTTTCAACATCCTTGCCCTGCTGCTGCAGGAGAAACTGAAATGGCGCGCAGGGTACGTCCAGATGGTGCTGGACGTGGCGATCGTCCTGGCGGCGCTGGCCCTGGTGGCTCCCCTGATGGTGCTGCTCTCCGCTGCCGGAGCAGTCCTGCTGAACTTCATCCTCGCCCTGAACCACCGCCCCGGACGCTACCTGGGAAAGTGA
- a CDS encoding glucose PTS transporter subunit EIIB has product MSKAEKIIEGLGGAANIVEVEACITRLRTEVKDGSLVNEATLKAAGAHGVLAAGTAVQVIVGPEADNLAEDIEDLL; this is encoded by the coding sequence ATGTCCAAAGCAGAAAAGATCATTGAGGGCCTTGGCGGAGCGGCCAACATCGTGGAGGTCGAGGCCTGCATAACCCGCCTGCGCACCGAGGTGAAGGACGGGTCTCTGGTCAACGAAGCCACTTTGAAGGCGGCCGGAGCCCACGGCGTCCTCGCAGCAGGCACCGCAGTCCAGGTCATTGTTGGCCCGGAAGCGGACAACCTGGCGGAAGACATCGAGGACCTGCTCTGA
- a CDS encoding NADPH-dependent F420 reductase, protein MTTIGIIGAGHIGSQVARKAVELGYDVVISNSRGPETLADLVAELGPNARAATPAEAAAAGDFAVVAVPLKHYKDVPVAPLAGKIVIDANNYYWERDGRIPALDKGEATTSGLFQEHLRDSKVAKGFNHIMASQITTDGKPAAAEDRRALATASDYPEAAELVTRLYDEFGFDTVNIGLLEDSWRVERDRPAYVVRQNAAELKENLGKATRTV, encoded by the coding sequence ATGACAACAATTGGAATCATCGGTGCAGGACATATTGGAAGCCAAGTTGCCCGGAAGGCTGTGGAGCTGGGCTATGACGTAGTCATCAGCAACTCCCGCGGCCCTGAAACGCTGGCCGACCTGGTGGCGGAACTTGGCCCGAACGCCCGCGCCGCAACGCCTGCGGAGGCAGCGGCGGCCGGCGATTTCGCCGTCGTCGCCGTTCCGTTGAAACACTACAAGGACGTCCCGGTTGCGCCGCTTGCCGGGAAGATCGTGATCGACGCCAACAACTACTACTGGGAACGGGACGGCCGCATCCCCGCCCTGGACAAGGGCGAGGCCACCACGTCCGGGCTGTTCCAGGAACACCTGCGGGATTCGAAGGTGGCCAAGGGCTTCAACCACATCATGGCGTCCCAGATCACCACGGACGGCAAGCCTGCCGCTGCCGAGGACCGGCGTGCCCTGGCAACGGCCAGCGACTACCCGGAGGCCGCCGAACTGGTCACCCGCCTTTATGACGAGTTCGGCTTCGACACCGTGAACATCGGCCTGCTGGAGGACAGTTGGCGCGTGGAGCGGGACCGCCCGGCGTACGTGGTCCGGCAGAACGCCGCCGAGCTGAAGGAAAACCTGGGCAAGGCAACGCGGACCGTCTGA
- a CDS encoding AAA family ATPase: MIIVLTGIDGSGKSTAARALVSAVEADGCRVLLLNNHAGRRSMSVLGAKLGIRLPDRVADAIETTFRVWNVLVNHLRASRFDGLVVMDRHLYCQLALRGTKGLRRGRLLPWLLDALPAPAAVVHLEVDPRLAHHRIVSRGTDAETLDDLVAFDRAYRQLPEYSSFLKVDASAPSPEPARRLAVVVRQLKTAEAQAALQND; encoded by the coding sequence ATGATCATTGTCCTGACCGGAATTGACGGTTCGGGAAAGTCCACGGCCGCCCGAGCCCTGGTGTCAGCCGTTGAGGCCGACGGCTGCCGGGTGCTGCTGCTGAACAACCATGCGGGCAGGCGCAGCATGTCAGTCCTGGGTGCAAAGCTGGGGATCCGCCTGCCCGACCGCGTGGCGGACGCGATCGAGACCACATTCCGGGTGTGGAACGTGCTGGTAAACCATCTGCGGGCCAGCCGCTTTGACGGCCTGGTGGTAATGGACCGGCACCTGTACTGCCAGCTGGCCCTCCGCGGAACGAAAGGCCTGCGACGCGGCCGCCTCCTCCCGTGGCTGCTGGACGCGCTGCCCGCCCCTGCCGCCGTCGTGCACCTCGAGGTGGACCCGCGGCTGGCGCACCACCGCATCGTCTCGCGCGGGACGGACGCGGAGACGCTGGATGACCTGGTCGCCTTCGACCGCGCCTACCGCCAGCTGCCGGAATACAGCAGCTTCCTGAAGGTTGACGCTTCGGCGCCCAGCCCCGAGCCCGCGCGGCGGCTGGCCGTCGTCGTCCGCCAGCTGAAGACCGCGGAGGCACAGGCGGCGCTCCAGAACGACTGA
- a CDS encoding N-acetylglucosamine-6-phosphate deacetylase has protein sequence MGKELILRGRVVSATMDITDGLVAVDGGLVTYAGPASEFHGELAPIGEVPKRIILPGLVDLHCHGAHGSDFSEGSVEGARAAARYLHSRGTTTLLASLVTAAPADLVRNLEVLRVLAEEGLLAGSHLEGPFLSPGQCGAHDPELLLEPDAGLMAQLLEAAGPSLASVTLAAELPGASGLVDLLALRGIIPSLGHTGADTAAACAFLERAAGGLAGATNPTGRIRPTVTHLFNAMPSLHHRSPGPVSASLSAAHAGNAVVELIADGVHLAPETVKMVFDLVGAENIALVTDSMAATGLEDGQYRLGTLAVTVDGGVARVDSNNAIAGGTATLLDVVRSTVAAGVTLQEATTAATAVPASVLGLSAQAGDLREGMPADVVVVDPELTLAGVLRRGEWVTALQRSA, from the coding sequence ATGGGCAAGGAATTGATCCTCCGCGGCCGGGTGGTCTCCGCAACAATGGACATTACGGACGGCCTGGTAGCGGTCGACGGCGGACTGGTCACCTACGCCGGGCCGGCGTCGGAATTTCACGGCGAACTTGCGCCCATTGGCGAGGTGCCCAAGCGCATCATCCTGCCGGGCTTGGTGGACCTGCACTGCCACGGTGCCCATGGCTCGGACTTTTCCGAGGGATCGGTGGAAGGGGCCCGGGCTGCCGCCCGCTACCTGCACAGCCGCGGAACCACCACGTTGCTGGCGAGCCTGGTCACGGCGGCTCCCGCGGATCTTGTCCGGAACCTGGAAGTGCTGCGGGTCCTGGCAGAAGAAGGACTGCTTGCCGGGTCGCACCTGGAAGGACCTTTCCTCTCCCCCGGGCAGTGCGGCGCCCATGATCCGGAGCTGCTGCTGGAACCCGACGCCGGGCTGATGGCCCAATTGTTGGAGGCGGCTGGACCTTCCCTGGCTTCCGTGACGCTGGCAGCCGAACTGCCGGGCGCGTCCGGACTGGTCGATCTGCTGGCGTTGCGGGGAATCATCCCATCCCTGGGGCATACGGGGGCAGACACCGCCGCCGCTTGTGCGTTCCTGGAGCGGGCAGCTGGGGGGCTTGCGGGGGCCACCAATCCCACCGGCCGGATCCGGCCGACCGTGACGCACCTTTTTAATGCCATGCCCAGCCTGCACCACCGCTCCCCCGGGCCGGTGTCCGCCAGCCTGAGTGCGGCCCACGCCGGAAACGCCGTGGTGGAACTGATTGCCGACGGCGTCCATCTGGCCCCCGAGACGGTCAAAATGGTGTTCGACCTGGTGGGGGCGGAAAACATCGCGCTGGTCACGGACTCCATGGCGGCGACTGGCTTGGAAGACGGCCAGTACCGGCTGGGCACGCTTGCGGTGACGGTTGACGGCGGCGTGGCCCGGGTGGACAGCAACAATGCGATCGCCGGCGGTACGGCGACCTTGCTCGACGTCGTGCGGTCCACGGTGGCCGCCGGCGTCACCCTTCAGGAAGCCACGACGGCGGCCACGGCGGTTCCTGCGTCCGTCCTGGGATTATCTGCGCAGGCAGGCGACCTCCGCGAAGGCATGCCGGCCGACGTCGTCGTGGTTGACCCTGAGCTGACCCTGGCTGGAGTCCTGCGGCGGGGCGAGTGGGTGACCGCGCTTCAGCGGTCCGCTTAG
- a CDS encoding PTS transporter subunit EIIC, with product MSTSETTALAPEKKPNRAFATLQRLGRCLMLPIAVLPAAGILLRIGQADLLGAIPGFEGGAAVISAAGNAVFTWLPLIFAVGIAIGWAKKADGSTALAAVVGYMVIDGVFKAMSPLVLADQVDPAGKPAMINYGVLAGIVVGLLSAMLWQRFYRTKLPDFLGFFSGRRLVPILTSVTSLAAGVVLALFYPLFNAGLSAVGEAVAGNAVAGGGVYGFANRMLIPAGLHHILNSAVWFLIGDYTDASGQLVRGDLNRFFAGDPSAGIFMTGFFPIMMFGLPAAALAIWRHAKPSQKKVVGGIMLSTALTAFFTGITEPLEYSFMFVAFPLYIVHAALTGTSMALVNALDIHHGFTFSAGLIDFVLNFGKAQNGWLLIPIGLGYAAIYYFLFSFVIKRWNLRTPGREDDEITVDTDAAK from the coding sequence ATGTCAACGTCCGAGACCACCGCCCTGGCTCCAGAGAAGAAGCCGAACAGGGCCTTCGCAACCCTCCAGCGGCTGGGCCGCTGCCTGATGCTGCCCATCGCCGTCCTCCCCGCCGCCGGCATCCTGCTTCGCATCGGGCAGGCAGACCTGTTGGGCGCGATCCCCGGTTTCGAAGGCGGCGCAGCCGTCATCTCCGCCGCGGGCAACGCCGTCTTCACCTGGCTGCCGCTCATCTTCGCCGTCGGCATCGCCATCGGCTGGGCCAAGAAGGCCGACGGTTCCACCGCATTGGCAGCAGTGGTGGGATACATGGTGATTGACGGCGTCTTCAAGGCCATGTCCCCCCTGGTCCTGGCCGACCAGGTTGACCCCGCCGGCAAGCCCGCCATGATCAACTACGGCGTCCTGGCCGGCATTGTGGTGGGCCTGCTGTCCGCCATGCTTTGGCAGCGGTTCTACCGCACCAAGCTGCCGGACTTCCTGGGCTTCTTCAGCGGCCGCCGCCTGGTGCCCATCCTGACGTCCGTCACCAGCCTGGCAGCCGGCGTCGTCCTTGCCCTGTTCTACCCGCTCTTCAACGCCGGGCTCTCGGCAGTGGGTGAAGCTGTAGCCGGCAACGCCGTGGCCGGTGGCGGCGTCTATGGTTTCGCCAACCGCATGCTCATCCCGGCCGGCCTGCACCACATCCTCAACTCCGCCGTGTGGTTCCTCATTGGCGACTACACCGACGCCTCCGGCCAGCTGGTCCGCGGCGACCTGAACCGCTTCTTCGCCGGCGACCCCAGCGCAGGCATCTTCATGACCGGTTTCTTCCCTATCATGATGTTCGGCCTGCCGGCAGCAGCCCTTGCCATCTGGCGCCATGCAAAACCCAGCCAGAAGAAGGTGGTTGGCGGCATCATGCTCTCCACAGCCCTGACCGCATTCTTCACCGGCATCACCGAACCGCTTGAGTACTCCTTCATGTTCGTCGCTTTCCCCCTGTACATCGTGCATGCGGCCCTGACCGGAACGTCCATGGCCTTGGTGAACGCGCTCGACATCCACCACGGCTTCACCTTCTCGGCAGGCCTGATCGACTTCGTCCTCAACTTCGGCAAGGCGCAAAACGGGTGGCTCCTCATTCCCATCGGCCTGGGCTACGCGGCGATCTACTACTTCCTCTTTTCCTTCGTCATCAAGCGCTGGAACCTGCGCACCCCGGGCCGCGAGGACGACGAGATCACCGTGGACACTGACGCCGCCAAGTAA
- a CDS encoding GntR family transcriptional regulator produces the protein MPATAAGSSAPSAGPTINNSQVPKHEQLRLIILKLAKDELEPGARLPSERALMDSYGVSRITVRAAIGRLVNEGHLVRVPAKGTFVADSPVQSTLHLASFTQEMEAMGHVPSTVVLVAEASAAPDDTAEALSLDPGSEAIHLKRLRLADGRPVSVDDAWYNPAHAAGLLDIDLTGSVYKALAAQFGHQIDRARQSVRSEGAPADVGALLGTGTGAPVLAFDRVSYSGPLAIEHSRSWYRSDRYSLTMEVRL, from the coding sequence GTGCCAGCCACAGCAGCAGGGAGCAGCGCCCCGTCGGCGGGACCAACCATCAACAACTCGCAGGTCCCCAAGCATGAACAATTGCGCCTGATCATCCTGAAGCTTGCCAAGGACGAGCTGGAGCCCGGCGCCCGACTGCCAAGCGAGCGGGCCCTTATGGACTCCTACGGCGTCAGCCGGATTACCGTCCGCGCCGCCATCGGCCGACTGGTCAATGAAGGGCACCTGGTCCGGGTTCCCGCAAAGGGCACTTTCGTGGCGGACTCCCCCGTGCAGTCCACCCTCCACCTGGCCTCCTTCACGCAGGAGATGGAAGCCATGGGACATGTTCCCAGCACCGTGGTGCTCGTGGCCGAGGCCTCCGCAGCCCCGGATGACACTGCGGAGGCGCTAAGCCTGGACCCAGGGTCAGAAGCGATCCACCTCAAGCGCCTCCGGCTGGCAGACGGCCGTCCCGTAAGCGTTGACGATGCCTGGTACAACCCGGCGCATGCGGCGGGGCTGCTTGATATCGACCTGACCGGCTCCGTATACAAGGCGCTGGCAGCGCAGTTCGGCCACCAAATCGACAGGGCACGGCAGAGCGTGCGTTCCGAGGGCGCCCCGGCGGACGTCGGGGCGCTCCTCGGAACGGGAACAGGTGCGCCGGTGCTGGCCTTCGACAGGGTGTCCTATTCAGGGCCCCTGGCCATCGAGCACTCGCGCTCCTGGTACCGCTCGGACCGCTACTCGCTCACCATGGAAGTCCGGCTCTAG
- a CDS encoding threonine/serine dehydratase, with product MITRADVERAARTTAGLTRVTPVLEGDPEVFPGPVWFKCEFMQHTGTFKARGALNRVLAAKERGELNPDVGVVVASGGNAGLANAYAAAQLGVPATVFVPAAAPAVKVHKLKAIGAAVVRGGAEYAEAYQAAIKHAQETGAVYCHAYDQPEIAAGAGTAGLELLDQVGGLDTVLVAVGGGGLMAGIAAAVEGRAKVVAVEPETAPTLQAALAAGAPVDVQVSGVAADSLGARRIGDIGFSVAVRAGVESVLVSDADIIDARQKLWDDYRIIVEHGAAAAYAALTCGAYVPGVGERVAVILCGANTDPATLT from the coding sequence ATGATTACCCGCGCCGACGTGGAACGCGCAGCTCGGACGACCGCCGGCCTCACCCGTGTCACGCCTGTCCTGGAAGGCGATCCGGAAGTCTTCCCCGGCCCGGTGTGGTTCAAATGCGAGTTCATGCAGCACACTGGAACGTTCAAGGCCCGTGGTGCCCTCAACAGGGTCCTCGCTGCCAAAGAACGCGGGGAGCTGAATCCGGATGTCGGCGTGGTGGTGGCCTCTGGCGGCAACGCCGGACTGGCCAACGCCTACGCAGCCGCGCAGCTGGGCGTCCCGGCCACCGTGTTTGTCCCCGCAGCCGCGCCTGCAGTGAAGGTACACAAGCTGAAAGCCATCGGCGCTGCTGTGGTGCGGGGCGGAGCAGAGTACGCGGAGGCGTACCAGGCGGCCATCAAGCATGCCCAGGAAACCGGGGCTGTGTATTGCCACGCCTATGACCAGCCCGAAATTGCCGCCGGCGCCGGAACAGCAGGGCTCGAACTGCTGGACCAGGTGGGCGGGCTGGACACCGTCCTGGTTGCCGTGGGCGGCGGCGGGCTGATGGCGGGAATCGCCGCGGCAGTGGAGGGCCGGGCCAAAGTGGTAGCGGTGGAGCCGGAGACGGCACCGACGCTGCAGGCAGCGCTGGCCGCCGGAGCACCGGTTGATGTCCAGGTATCGGGGGTAGCAGCGGACTCCCTCGGCGCCCGCCGCATCGGCGACATCGGCTTCTCCGTGGCGGTCCGCGCCGGCGTCGAAAGCGTCCTGGTGTCCGACGCCGACATCATCGACGCCCGCCAGAAGCTGTGGGATGACTACCGCATCATCGTGGAACACGGCGCCGCTGCCGCCTATGCCGCGCTGACGTGCGGCGCCTATGTCCCGGGCGTGGGCGAACGCGTGGCGGTCATCCTGTGCGGCGCCAATACGGATCCGGCCACCCTCACGTGA
- a CDS encoding glucose PTS transporter subunit IIA: MPETLVVHAPISGSVVPLSDVPDPVFAGQMVGSGAAVEPPAGEVFDVVSPVAGKVVKLLPHAFVVVESAGRGVLTHVGIDTVKLKGEGFKLLIAQGDTVGAGEPVMHVDPAAALAAGYSMVSPVVVLDTKPDAATLMATGAVTAGAGLFSLD; this comes from the coding sequence ATGCCGGAAACGCTTGTTGTCCACGCGCCCATCAGCGGCAGCGTTGTTCCTTTGTCGGACGTCCCCGATCCCGTCTTCGCAGGCCAGATGGTGGGTTCCGGCGCGGCCGTTGAGCCGCCGGCGGGGGAGGTGTTCGACGTCGTGTCCCCGGTCGCCGGAAAAGTCGTCAAGCTCCTGCCGCACGCCTTCGTGGTGGTGGAGTCAGCGGGGAGGGGAGTGCTCACCCATGTGGGCATCGATACCGTGAAGCTCAAGGGCGAAGGCTTCAAGCTGCTGATCGCCCAGGGCGACACCGTGGGCGCCGGTGAGCCCGTAATGCATGTGGACCCCGCCGCCGCCTTGGCCGCCGGTTACTCGATGGTGAGTCCCGTCGTCGTGCTTGATACCAAGCCGGACGCGGCAACGCTCATGGCAACCGGTGCCGTAACGGCCGGCGCCGGCCTGTTTTCGCTGGACTAA
- the nagB gene encoding glucosamine-6-phosphate deaminase, with protein sequence MEIVILPTSTDVARAAADSIEQQVRSSPTVLGLATGSTPLGVYRELIGRHRNGGLSFAGTQAFLLDEYVGLPSTHPQSYHSVIREEFVDSVDFTAGAVHGLDGVAADLEAEAARYEAAIAASGGVDIQILGIGTDGHVGFNEPMSSLASRTRIKTLTQQTRRDNARFFADPVAVPDHVLTQGLGTIREARHLLLLAMGEAKAEAIAAAVEGPVAALCPASALQLHPHVTVMVDEAAASRLAHREYYQDTFGRKPAWQGL encoded by the coding sequence ATGGAAATCGTTATCCTCCCGACCTCCACCGACGTGGCCCGCGCGGCCGCAGACTCCATCGAGCAGCAGGTCCGCAGCAGCCCGACGGTCCTTGGCCTGGCCACCGGTTCAACGCCCCTCGGCGTGTACCGGGAACTCATCGGGCGGCACCGGAACGGCGGGCTGAGCTTTGCCGGCACCCAGGCCTTTCTCCTCGATGAGTATGTTGGACTGCCCAGCACGCATCCCCAGTCCTACCACTCGGTGATCCGGGAGGAATTCGTGGACAGTGTGGATTTCACAGCGGGTGCAGTGCATGGACTCGATGGGGTGGCGGCGGACCTCGAAGCCGAGGCTGCACGATATGAGGCTGCCATTGCAGCATCGGGCGGGGTCGACATCCAGATTCTGGGAATCGGAACGGACGGCCACGTAGGCTTCAATGAGCCCATGTCCTCGCTGGCTTCCCGGACCAGGATCAAGACGCTCACGCAGCAGACCCGCCGGGACAACGCCCGCTTCTTCGCGGATCCCGTGGCCGTTCCGGACCACGTGCTGACCCAGGGCCTTGGAACCATCCGGGAGGCGCGGCACCTGCTCCTGCTGGCCATGGGTGAGGCCAAGGCGGAGGCCATCGCGGCTGCCGTGGAAGGTCCGGTGGCGGCACTGTGCCCTGCGTCCGCGCTCCAACTGCACCCGCACGTGACCGTCATGGTGGACGAGGCCGCGGCGTCCAGGCTCGCGCACCGGGAGTACTACCAGGACACATTTGGGCGGAAGCCCGCCTGGCAGGGGCTCTGA
- a CDS encoding HNH endonuclease signature motif containing protein encodes MGNGAGTDPGIAAGTAAVMEGIHASVGALDALFLEDASLDTAAAAGAGVDALQRAYEIRLERLAQTKRMEAQLAALKARDTAEAIELQHAMTPPGAPVHERAYAEMSAVEEIAGVLTISSPAAGALATLSRQLCALPLALDALAAGTISWQHATIIADETHGLGPAGAAALVAHFLNPGTPRPARGAAPGDLVPARFRARVRTWRERHHPETLEKRHTKSAADRRMEYAPDRDGMAWLSLYLPGHTANAIWNRTTALARGAQNPNEHRTLTQLRPDIAAHLLLSTPNTRHAHTWDGGHTGDTADGGHTGDTADGGDSGDPLKGDAAGISSVPTPKADVLVTVPVFSLLGLTDEPAMLDGFGPIPATIARKLLTDGASSFHRVLVDPRDGAPLDIGRTSYRLTKAMKHALRLRDGRCTFPGCNNHTPDNDADHLTAWHNGGTTAINNLGQLCPKHHRLKHNSGWTPSPATTNEPPSWTSPTGRHYTAEHHHWEPPQWPPGTLSTATPRPLPPARRPPQKSPLEHALQNLLTG; translated from the coding sequence ATGGGAAACGGCGCGGGGACTGACCCCGGGATCGCAGCGGGGACTGCAGCGGTGATGGAGGGCATTCACGCCTCCGTCGGTGCCCTTGACGCGCTGTTCCTTGAGGACGCTTCCCTGGACACGGCAGCCGCGGCCGGTGCCGGGGTTGATGCCCTGCAGCGCGCCTACGAGATCCGCCTGGAACGGCTGGCACAGACCAAGCGGATGGAAGCCCAGCTCGCCGCGCTCAAAGCCCGGGACACTGCCGAAGCCATCGAACTCCAGCACGCCATGACCCCACCCGGAGCGCCCGTGCACGAACGGGCCTACGCCGAAATGTCAGCGGTCGAGGAAATCGCCGGGGTCCTGACCATCAGCTCCCCCGCCGCCGGGGCGCTCGCCACCTTGTCCCGGCAGCTCTGCGCCCTCCCGCTGGCCCTGGACGCCCTGGCCGCCGGGACCATCTCCTGGCAGCACGCCACAATCATCGCCGACGAAACCCACGGCCTCGGCCCCGCCGGCGCCGCCGCCCTCGTAGCCCACTTCCTGAACCCGGGCACGCCCCGCCCGGCCCGCGGCGCCGCACCCGGTGACCTCGTCCCGGCACGGTTCCGCGCCAGAGTCCGCACCTGGCGGGAACGCCACCACCCCGAAACCCTCGAAAAACGCCACACCAAAAGCGCCGCCGACCGGCGCATGGAATACGCCCCGGACCGCGACGGCATGGCCTGGCTCTCCCTCTACCTGCCCGGCCACACCGCAAACGCCATCTGGAACCGCACCACCGCCCTCGCCCGCGGCGCCCAAAACCCCAACGAACACCGCACCCTCACCCAACTCCGGCCCGACATCGCCGCACACCTCCTCCTCAGCACACCCAACACCCGCCACGCACACACCTGGGACGGCGGGCACACCGGGGACACCGCGGACGGCGGGCACACCGGGGACACCGCGGACGGCGGGGACAGCGGGGACCCTCTCAAGGGCGACGCAGCGGGCATCAGCAGCGTCCCAACACCCAAGGCAGACGTCCTTGTCACCGTCCCGGTATTCTCACTTCTGGGCCTCACCGACGAGCCCGCCATGCTGGACGGCTTTGGTCCGATTCCCGCCACCATCGCCCGCAAACTCCTCACCGACGGCGCCAGCTCCTTCCACCGAGTCCTCGTCGACCCCCGCGACGGAGCACCACTGGACATCGGACGGACCAGCTACCGGCTCACCAAAGCCATGAAACACGCACTCCGCCTCCGCGACGGCAGATGCACCTTCCCCGGCTGCAACAACCACACCCCCGACAACGACGCCGACCACCTCACCGCCTGGCACAACGGCGGCACCACCGCCATCAACAACCTCGGACAACTCTGCCCCAAACACCACCGCCTCAAACACAACAGCGGCTGGACACCAAGCCCGGCAACCACCAACGAACCACCCAGCTGGACCTCACCCACCGGACGCCACTACACAGCCGAACACCACCACTGGGAACCACCACAATGGCCACCCGGGACACTCTCCACCGCAACACCCAGGCCCCTGCCACCCGCACGCCGGCCACCCCAAAAAAGCCCCCTCGAACACGCACTCCAAAACCTGCTGACCGGCTGA
- a CDS encoding copper homeostasis protein CutC: protein MAGFLGGARMPQLELAVENAEGVRLAAAVGAARVELCAALAETDGITPSIGMVEQACRAGVPVHVLVRPRPGSFIYTDEELEVLERDVEAVVDAGAAGVVVGVLADDGGPDVPALRHLCGAARRRDPAVEVTFHRAFDAALAAGTGPAHALASLERAGVNRVLTSGGSPDCAAGLPMLARLVELGRSHAPSVQIMAGGGVRLELMAALVHSGVHAIHTSARGLDLSAGTRARAADPSLAAGMAAALLEAGPWARN, encoded by the coding sequence GTGGCAGGCTTCCTGGGCGGGGCGAGGATGCCGCAGCTTGAGCTCGCGGTGGAAAATGCAGAGGGAGTGCGGCTCGCAGCGGCTGTTGGCGCCGCGCGGGTTGAGCTCTGCGCCGCACTCGCGGAAACGGACGGCATCACACCGAGTATCGGTATGGTGGAGCAGGCGTGCCGGGCGGGCGTCCCTGTCCACGTGCTGGTCCGCCCGCGCCCCGGCAGCTTCATTTACACGGATGAGGAGCTTGAGGTGCTCGAACGTGACGTAGAGGCGGTGGTGGACGCTGGTGCCGCGGGAGTCGTCGTGGGAGTTTTGGCGGACGACGGCGGCCCGGACGTTCCGGCGCTTCGGCACCTTTGTGGGGCAGCTCGCCGTCGTGATCCTGCTGTGGAAGTGACGTTCCACCGGGCGTTTGATGCTGCCCTCGCCGCGGGCACGGGCCCTGCGCACGCATTGGCCAGCTTGGAACGCGCCGGCGTGAACCGCGTCCTCACCAGCGGCGGAAGCCCCGACTGCGCCGCTGGACTTCCCATGCTGGCACGCTTGGTGGAGCTGGGACGCAGTCATGCGCCGTCGGTACAGATCATGGCGGGCGGCGGGGTGCGGCTGGAATTGATGGCCGCGCTGGTTCACAGCGGGGTCCACGCCATCCACACGTCGGCGCGGGGGCTGGACCTTTCCGCAGGGACCAGGGCACGTGCCGCGGACCCGTCACTGGCTGCCGGAATGGCGGCAGCCCTACTGGAGGCCGGGCCATGGGCAAGGAATTGA